The Rattus rattus isolate New Zealand chromosome 1, Rrattus_CSIRO_v1, whole genome shotgun sequence genome includes a region encoding these proteins:
- the Disp3 gene encoding protein dispatched homolog 3, whose product MDSEDDPLLQDVWLEEEQQEEETSDEACRTVPGPGLHSGAQGCWRRWTLPSRPPTLGFWSTLGWAFTNPCCAGLVLFLGCSIPMVLSAFMFLYYPPLDIDISYNAFEIRNHEASQRFDALALALKSQFGSWGRNRRDLADFTSETLQRLISEQLQHLHLGNHSRPASRPPRSDPRDTAATQRSATNTRERRRREAPPPGGQVANQSRARRGASRWDYSRTYVSANTQTHAHWRIELIFLARGDAERNIFTSERLVTIHEIERKIMDHPGFREFCWKPHEVLKDLPLGSYSYCSPPSSLMTYFFPTERGGKIYYDGMGQDLADIRGSLELAMTHPEFYWYVDEGLSVDNLKSSLLRSEILFGAPLPNYYSVDDRWEEQRAKFQSFVVTYVAMLAKQSTSKVQVLYGGTDLFDYEVRRTFNNDMLLAFISSSCIAALVYILTSCSVFLSFFGIASIGLSCLVALFLYHVVFGIQYLGILNGVAAFVIVGIGVDDVFVFINTYRQATHLEDPQLRMIHTIQTAGKATFFTSLTTAAAYAANVFSQIPAVHDFGLFMSLIVTCCWLAVLFTMPAALGLWSLYVAPLESSCQSSCHQKCGRKSSLHFPGDLFTAPERAGGGPAQGPLPYLDDDIPLLNVEDEPVSLELGDVSLVSVHCEGLQPTPDGSSRGQLLAQLQELLHRWVLWAAVKSRWVIVGLFASILILSLVFASRLRPASRAPLLFRPDTNIQVLLDLKYNLSAEGISCITCSGLFQEKPHSLQNNVRTSLEKKKRGSGVSWASRPETMAQESMSTVYISKVKSKGHPAVYRLSLNASLPAPWQAVSPGDGEVPSFQVYRAPFGDFTKKLTACMSTVGLLQAASPSRKWMVTALACDARRGWKFDFSFYVATKEQQHTRKLYFAQSHKPPFHGRLCVAPPGCLLSSSPDGPTKGFFYVPSDRVPKARISATFGFNPCVNTGCGKPAVRPLVDTGAMVFVVFGIIGINRTQQMDNHVIGDPGSVIYDSSFDLFKEIGHLCRLCKAIAGNSELVKPGGAQCLPSGYSISSFLQMLHPECKELPEPNLLPGQLSHGAVGVKEGRVQWISMAFESTTYKGKSSFQTYSDYLRWESFLRQQLQTFPEGSALRRGFQTCEHWKQIFMEIIGVQSALYGLVLSLLICVAAVAVFTTHVLLLLPVLLSILGIVCLVVTIMYWSGWEMGAVEAISLSILVGSSVDYCVHLVEGYLLAGENLPPQQAEDASSQRQWRTLEAVRHVGVAIVSSALTTVIATVPLFFCIIAPFAKFGKIVALNTGVSILYTLTVSTALLGIMAPGSFTRTRTSFLKALGAVLLAGALGLGTCLVLLRSGYKIPLPSGATL is encoded by the exons ATGGACTCGGAGGATGACCCCCTGCTGCAGGATGTATGGCTAGAAGAGGAACAGCAGGAAGAGGAGACTTCAGATGAGGCATGCAGGACTGTCCCCGGTCCAGGGCTGCACTCCGGAGCACAGGGCTGCTGGCGCCGCTGGACACTGCCCTCCAGGCCCCCGACCTTGGGGTTCTGGAGTACCCTGGGCTGGGCCTTCACCAACCCATGCTGCGCAGGGCTGGTGCTGTTTCTTGGCTGCAGCATCCCCATGGTGCTGTCTGCCTTCATGTTCCTCTACTACCCGCCCCTGGACATCGACATCTCCTACAACGCCTTTGAGATCCGCAACCACGAGGCGTCACAGCGCTTCGACGCCCTGGCCTTGGCCCTCAAGTCCCAGTTTGGATCTTGGGGGCGCAACAGGCGCGACCTGGCGGACTTCACCTCTGAGACGCTGCAGCGCCTCATCTCAGAGCAGCTTCAGCACCTGCACCTGGGGAATCATTCTCGACCTGCATCCCGACCTCCTCGCTCAGACCCCAGGGACACTGCTGCCACTCAGAGATCAGCAACCAATACGAGGGAGCGACGTCGCAGAGAGGCTCCGCCTCCGGGGGGTCAGGTAGCCAACCAGAGCCGAGCCCGTCGGGGCGCCTCTCGCTGGGATTACTCGCGTACCTATGTGAGCGCCAACACCCAGACGCACGCCCATTGGCGAATCGAGCTCATCTTTCTGGCGCGCGGAGATGCGGAGCGCAACATTTTCACCAGCGAGCGTCTGGTGACGATCCACGAGATCGAGCGTAAAATCATGGACCACCCCGGTTTCCGGGAGTTCTGCTGGAAACCTCATGAGGTGCTCAAGGACCTGCCACTGGGCTCCTATTCCTACTGCTCCCCGCCTAGTTCACTCATGACTTACTTCTTCCCCACCGAGAGGGGCGGAAAGATCTACTACGACGGCATGGGCCAGGACCTGGCAGATATCCGAG GCTCCCTAGAACTGGCCATGACTCACCCTGAGTTCTACTGGTATGTGGATGAGGGGCTGTCCGTGGATAATCTGAAGAGCTCCCTTCTGCGCAGCGAGATCCTGTTTGGAGCACCGCTCCCCAACTACTACTCAGTGGACGATCGCTGGGAGGAACAGAGGGCCAAGTTCCAGAGCTTTGTAGTCACATATGTGGCCATGCTAGCCAAGCAGTCTACTAG CAAAGTCCAGGTCCTCTATGGGGGGACAGACCTCTTCGACTATGAGGTACGCCGGACCTTCAATAACGACATGCTCCTCGCCTTCATTAGCAGCAGCTGCATCGCTGCCCTTGTCTACATCCTAACTTCCTGCTCAG TGTTCCTGTCCTTCTTTGGGATTGCCAGCATCGGTCTCAGTTGCCTGGTGGCACTCTTTCTCTACCATGTGGTCTTTGGCATCCAGTACTTGGGCATCCTCAATGGAGTGGCCGCCTTCGTGATCGTGGGCATCG GTGTGGACGATGTCTTTGTATTCATCAACACATACCGCCAGGCTACACACCTGGAAGACCCCCAACTGCGGATGATCCACACCATCCAGACGGCAGGCAAAGCCACCTTCTTCACCTCGCTGACCACTGCCGCCGCCTATGCGGCCAACGTCTTCTCCCAG ATCCCAGCTGTCCATGACTTCGGCTTGTTCATGTCCCTCATTGTGACCTGCTGCTGGCTGGCCGTGCTGTTCACCATGCCTGCGGCCCTGGGCCTCTGGAGCCTCTACGTGGCACCCCTGGAGAGCTCCTGCCAGAGCAG CTGCCACCAGAAGTGCGGCCGCAAGAGCTCCTTGCATTTTCCTGGGGACCTGTTTACAGCTCCAGAGCGGGCTGGGGGTGGCCCTGCTCAGGGCCCCCTACCCTACCTGGATGATGACATCCCCTTGCTGAACGTGGAGGATGAGCCAG TGTCTCTAGAGCTGGGAGATGTATCACTGGTCTCTGTGCACTGTGAGGGTCTGCAGCCCACCCCTGACGGGAGCAGCAGGGGCCAGCTCCTCGCCCAGCTGCAAGAGCTGCTGCACCGCTGGGTCTTATGGGCAGCTGTCAAGAGCCGCTGGGTGATTGTAG GGCTTTTCGCCTCCATCCTTATCCTGTCCCTGGTGTTCGCCAGCCGGCTCCGCCCCGCCAGCCGAGCCCCACTGCTCTTCCGGCCTGACACCAACATTCAGGTGCTGCTGGACCTCAAGTACAACCTGAGTGCGGAGGGAATATCCTGCATCACCTGCTCAG GTCTGTTCCAGGAGAAGCCCCACAGCCTGCAGAACAATGTCAGGACATCCCTGGAGAAGAAGAAGCGAGGTTCCGGGGTTTCCTGGGCCAGCCGGCCTGAGACCATGGCACAAG AGTCCATGAGCACCGTGTACATCTCCAAAGTGAAGAGCAAAGGCCACCCAGCTGTCTACAGACTTTCCCTCAATGCCAGCCTACCAGCGCCCTGGCAAGCTGTGTCCCCTGGAGATGGAGAGGTGCCCTCCTTCCAG GTGTATAGAGCGCCTTTTGGTGACTTCACCAAGAAGCTGACCGCTTGTATGTCTACAGTAGGGCTGCTCCAGGCGGCGAGCCCCTCCCGCAAGTGGATGGTGACGGCTTTGGCCTGTGATGCCAGGAGGGGCTGGAAGTTTGACTTCAGCTTTTACGTGGCCACCAAGGAGCAACAGCACACTCG GAAGCTGTACTTCGCTCAGTCTCACAAGCCCCCCTTCCACGGGCGCCTGTGTGTGGCGCCACCTGGATGCCTGCTCAGCTCCAGCCCTGACGGGCCCACCAAAGGCTTCTTCTATGTGCCGAGTGACAGAG TGCCCAAGGCCCGCATCTCTGCCACCTTTGGCTTCAACCCCTGTGTGAACACGGGCTGTGGGAAGCCTGCAGTGCGGCCACTGGTGGATACAGGCGCCATGGTCTTTGTGGTGTTCGGTATCATCGGCATCAACCGCACCCAGCAGATGGACAACCACGTCATCGGGGACCCG GGCAGCGTCATCTACGACAGCAGCTTTGACCTCTTCAAAGAGATTGGGCACCTGTGTCGCCTCTGCAAGGCCATCGCGGGCAACTCGGAGCTGGTGAAGCCAGGCGGGGCCCAGTGCTTGCCCTCAG GGTACagcatctcttccttcctgcagATGTTGCACCCCGAGTGCAAGGAGCTGCCTGAGCCCAACCTGCTGCCAGGGCAGCTATCCCATGGGGCAGTGGGCGTCAAAGAGGGCCGTGTGCAGTGGATCTCCATGGCCTTTGAGTCG ACCACGTACAAGGGCAAGTCCTCCTTCCAGACCTACTCGGACTACTTGCGTTGGGAGAGCTTCCTCCGGCAGCAGCTGCAGACCTTCCCTGAGGGCTCAGCCCTGCGCAGAGGCTTCCAGACCTGTGAGCACTGGAAACAGATCTTCATGGAGATCATAG GGGTACAGAGTGCCCTTTATGGCCTGGTCCTCTCCCTGCTCATCTGTGTGGCCGCGGTGGCCGTGTTCACCACCCAcgtcctcctcctgctgcctgtgctCCTGAGTATCCTAG GCATCGTCTGCCTGGTGGTGACCATCATGTACTGGAGTGGCTGGGAGATGGGCGCTGTAGAGgccatctctctgtccatccTGGTTGGCTCCTCCGTGGATTACTGTGTCCATCTGGTAGAAGGCTACCTGCTGGCTGGGGAGAACCTGCCCCCACAGCAGGCTGAG GATGCCAGCTCTCAGCGCCAGTGGAGGACATTGGAGGCCGTCCGGCACGTGGGCGTGGCCATCGTATCCAGTGCACTCACCACCGTCATCGCCACTGTCCCACTCTTCTTCTGCATTATCGCCCCGTTCGCCAAGTTCGGGAAGATCGTGGCGCTCAACACGGGCGTGTCCATCCTCTACACGCTCACCGTCAGCACCGCCCTACTGGGCATCATGGCCCCCGGTTCCTTCACCCGTACCAGGACTTCCTTCCTCAAGGCCCTGGGTGCCGTGCTGCTGGCAGGAGCCCTAGGGCTGGGCACCTGTCTCGTGCTCCTGCGCAGTGGCTACAAGATCCCCCTGCCCAGCGGGGCCACGCTATAG